The following proteins are co-located in the Gemmatimonadota bacterium genome:
- a CDS encoding fumarylacetoacetate hydrolase family protein — MKTEWIVPVLVVLSSPNCLNAQDTVTFKLGTFADGAEPYLGIVLDDSLVVDIAQANDALPGGQGTIPDDMTELIVRYAELRPRLQAIAAAASPNGGTQAAYVKAVDSVKVLPPLMPNIMYAAGSNYSDHAEEMDGPIEGPPPGSIAGIWERAPDDTRQNPYVFIKLPSTIIADGEAIRMMPQRHNLDYECEFAAVIGTAASRVSPEDAENFIFGYTLLHDVSDRGGRGDVAACTVESIGTLTNPVVGH; from the coding sequence ATGAAAACCGAATGGATAGTCCCCGTACTGGTCGTCCTGTCAAGCCCGAACTGTCTGAACGCTCAGGACACGGTGACGTTCAAACTGGGCACCTTTGCAGACGGAGCCGAGCCGTACCTTGGGATCGTGCTGGATGACAGCCTGGTAGTCGACATCGCTCAAGCCAACGACGCATTGCCTGGTGGACAAGGGACTATTCCCGATGACATGACGGAACTAATCGTTCGCTATGCAGAGCTGAGACCAAGATTGCAAGCCATTGCGGCTGCCGCGTCCCCGAACGGCGGAACCCAGGCTGCTTACGTCAAGGCCGTCGACTCGGTAAAGGTCTTGCCCCCGCTGATGCCAAATATCATGTATGCCGCGGGTTCCAACTACTCCGATCACGCCGAGGAAATGGACGGGCCGATCGAAGGCCCGCCTCCGGGCTCCATCGCCGGCATCTGGGAGCGGGCGCCGGACGATACCCGGCAGAACCCCTACGTTTTCATCAAGTTGCCCAGCACGATCATCGCGGACGGGGAGGCCATCCGGATGATGCCGCAACGGCACAATCTCGACTATGAATGCGAGTTCGCGGCCGTGATCGGCACCGCTGCAAGCCGCGTTTCACCGGAAGACGCCGAGAATTTCATTTTCGGTTACACGCTGCTGCACGATGTATCCGACCGGGGCGGAAGGGGCGATGTGGCGGCTTGCACCGTCGAGAGTATCGGCACGCTCACAAACCCGGTCGTGGGACACTGA